The genomic segment GCCTTTGCCGGATGTTACTACGATTACGTTGTTCATATGCTCTCTTTCCTCCAATATGCTCTAAGCCAAAGAATCCACTACGATTTTTCCGTCTAAAATTTTCACGATTTCCGGCCCGTCAATGCGCCGGTTTTTGGGGATGATGGCGATTTTCCCGCCAATCCGAATCTGCTGCGGAACCAGGTAGTTCGCCACGATGATCACATCCTGGCGGCCGGAGGCGCCGGCATGAGCCAGCCCGCGCAGTTTGCCGAACACCGCGATATTGCCCGTCGCGATGATCTCCGCCCCTGGGTTCACATCGCCCACAACCACAACATCCCCCTGGCATTCGATCCGCTGTCCGCTGCGGATGGTTTTTGGCAAAAACATGCTGCCGTCTCTGCGCTCCATGAAAGCAGCTTCCGGCTCCGGCGCCTGTTCCTCTGCCCGGGCAGCTGCACGGCGGCCGCGCCTTTTGGGCTGCTCCGGCATCTGATCCGGCGATTCGTCATCCGAAAAATGCACGCGGTATATGCCGTATTCCCGGCCTAAAAACGCCGAAAGCTCCCGCTTTTGCAGATCGGTAAACTCCCACCCAAAGAAATTGGCCGGAAGATGCGTCCCGCGGTAAAAATCCCGGTTTGCGCCAAGAGTATCTTCAAGCTCCTGTTTAATTTTAGGATAGGAATCTGCATCGGAAATCCAAAATTCCAATCCCTCTTGTGTGCTTTTGAGCGTTATCATAATTTCTCCCAGTTGAAATCCCTGTAAATCTAATTAATTATAACCGAAATGCGCGCAGACTGCAATTCTTTTGCGCGCATTTTGGCAGAAATTGCCGCGGCTATTCCAGCAGCGTCCCCTCCGAAGGCGAGGGCGATGCGCTGGGATCCTGCTGTGCCTTGGATTCAAAATAATAGCTGATGATGGCTTTGGCCGTCGGATATGCCTTGGATTTGGAAAGGCCGTTGGGTAAAAATACCACAACCGCGATTTCCGGGTCGTCCTTTGGCGCCAGCAGACAGAGCCAGATGTTATCCTCCAAATCGATGGTAGAGATCGGCGCTGTGCCCGTCTTGCCTACAATCTGATCCTTATAGGCAAAGTTGACAAAGGCGGCGCCTGCCGTGCCTCCGTCCTCCGCCGAGACAACCTGCTCCATGCCCTGCATGATGGCATTCTTCACGCTCTGGGGCAGCTCCAGATCCCGCACGAGAGTCGGCTCGAAATTTTTCACGACGTTGCCCTGGCTGTCGATGATCTGCTCCACGATATGCGCATCATACACCTTCCCGCCGTTGCCCAGCGCGCAGAGATAGCGCGCAACTGCGATGGGCGTCAGCTGCGTGGGCGTAACGCCGATGCCCTGGGTAACGGTATCTGTAGAAGTCCAGATGAGCTCGCGCAGCCAGTTTAAGATGTCGTTGGTCCAGCCCCGGCTCAGTGAGACGTTCTGCGGGATATCCAGCGTATCGCTCAACACCTGGCGGATTTCCGGGCCAATATCCAGCCGCCCCAGCCTTGCCAGATCCACCAGGCTGGCGGATGCCAGCCTGAGCTGCGCCTCGCTGTAGGTAACGCCCCGGGCCTCGCCATAGGTTTGCAGCTGCTCATAGATGCGGTTGTAGACGATGGTCGGCTTATACGTCCGCTGGCCGTCAATGGGCAGCTCGGGATCGTATAAAATCTTCTGATGGCCAATCCAGCCGACGGCTTCGCTGGTCAGCTCGATATTCGTCTTGCTGGTCAGCCCGAGATTGTCCGTCCATTTCATCAGCCTGTCGATGCCCAGGCGGTCTGCCACTTCGAAGAAGAAGTAGTTGCAGCTGTTTTTCAGCGCCAAAATGACGTTCTGGCCGCCGGCGTGGTGCGAAAAGTTGGGCGAAACCCAGCATTCCGGCGCCCGCGCGCCTTCCTTGACGTATTTGTTATAAGGGCCGACATCGTCTATCACAGTATTGACGGTGATCTCCCCTTCCATCAGGCCGGCCACAGCCGTCGCCATCTTGAAGATGGAGCCCGGCGTAGAGACGGAGGAGATGGCGTTGTTGAAAAGCGGCGCCGCGGGATCGTTGAGCAGCGCATTAAAATCCTCATCCGAGATGCCGCCGGTAAACAGGTTGAGGTCGTAACTTGGGTAGGAAGCCAGCGCCAGGACTCTGCCCGTCTTGACCTCCATGACGATGGCCGCCCCGGATTTGATGAAATCAATCTCCTTTTTGGAGCGCTTGGCCAGCTTGCTGTCGTATCCCTCTTTGGTCGGCGTATCTGCCCGGCCCTCCTGATACATTTGCAGCTGCTCCTGGTAGTCCTGCTTGATATTGGCCTCCAGCTCGCGCTCCACCAGCTCCTGCAGTTTCAGATCGATGGTGAGGACGACGCTGTCCCCCTGCCTGGGCGCCTCATAGCCGGTTTGCCCAATCACGCTTCCCGAGGCATCCAGCTCCAGCCTGCGCTTGCCCTGCTTTTCCTGGGTCGCGCCCGAGAGATACTGCTCCATCGTGGCCTCGATGCCGACTTTGCCCACCAGATCCTCCGCGGAATAGCCCTGGGCCTCTTTTTCGGCCAGCTCGTCCAAATCCGTGATGCGGCCCAGATAGCCGATGATATGCGCGGCAGTGGATTTTTTGGGATAAACCCGGGTGTAGCTCTGCTCTATCTGAATCCCTTCCAGCTCCACCGCCCGGGTCTCCAGCTCGGAGACCGTCTCAAAGTCCACATTATAGGCGATGGTTACCGGGATATAGGATTTATACATCATGTTCTGGACTTCCTGCCAGATGGAGAGCAGCTTGACCGCCTGCTCATAATCCACATCTTCGGGGATGCGGAACCGCGTGCGCATCTCATAATAGAGCTGCTCAGGCGATGCCTCGGGATCCGTGATCTGCATATTGGCGCACCAGTTTTCGATGCGCTTTTGGCGCTGCTCGTCCGTCAGGCCGTCCAGATCGTATTCAAACACGCCCTCCTCGTTTTTGCGGATGAGGAAGGTATCGATGGTGCTGCCCCCGTGGCTCTCGATCACCTCGATGGCTTTCATGAGAATGCGGGTGTAATTGGCGCGGTCGCTGGAGGCGTTGTTGGCCGGATCGCGGTAGAAGGCCACGTTATAGCTGCCCACATCGTATGCCAGGGGCACGCCCGAGCTATCCATAATCGTCCCCCGGGCGCCTTTGACGGCAACCGAGCGCTCGGAGTTGGTCCGCGTCGCGCTGGCATACTGATCCGCATGCGTTACCGTGAGCGAAAACAGGTTGACTCCCAAAAACAAAAACAGCGCAACCAAAGCACAAAGCGCCGCAATATATCTGCTCTTAAACTTTAAAAACATCGCACACCTCCCCCTTAAAGCTCGTCTTTGCGGGGCAAATCTGCGTTTGTCCCCATAAAGCGAAAGGAATACAGCCGCTCAAACAAAAAATACAGCCCAAAGCAAAGCAGCGCTGCCATCAGCGCGCCGGGCAGGGTTTGGGTTAGAAACCGCTTGCCGAAATCCATGCTTCGGCCCAGGAACAGGCATAGGAAATATGCCAGAATATCTTTTACAAGCAGCGCCGCCGCGCCGGCAATGGGGACAAGGCGCAGATCGTTTTCCCCTCTGGCCGCAGCAAACAGATAAACCAGAATGCCCACAATCAGATATTGCAGCGCATAAAAGCCCAGCCCTGCGGAAAAGAGCACATCAAAAACGATTCCGCCGGCGGCAAAATAGAACACGGGCGTGAGCGTGCGCTCCCTGAGCGCCATGCAAACCATGCAGCAGAGCATGAAATCCGGCTGGATGCCAAAAATGGGGTACTGCACAAACACCACGCCGTTGAGGAACAAGGAGAGCGCGAGCGTCAGGCCAAGAGCAAGGTATCTCATTGCGGCACCTCTTCAAATAGCTGCAAAATAACCACAACTTCCTCCACATGCTCAAAATCCACATTGCTTCTTGCGATGACGACCTTCTCGCTGGAAGAATCCGTGCTGACCTCGGTCACCTGCGCAATGGGAATGCCCTTGGGGTAGACTCCGCCAATGCCGGACGTGATGATCTTGTCCCCCGGCTTGACGTCGCTGTTCATAGAGAGGTAGAAGAGCTGCAAATCGCTGGGCTCCTCGCCGTTTTCCGCCACTTTGATGACGCCGTTATCCCGGGTGCGCTCCACCATGGCAGAAACGCCGCTTTTATCGTGAATCAGCGAGATGACGCGCGAATACGTCGCCGAAGTATACACCACTTTGCCCAGCAGGCCATCCGCCGTATAGACGATCATGCCCTTCTGGACGCCCTGCTTCTCGCCGGCATTGATGGTGAACTCGTCGAACCAGGCGCCCGGGCTTTTTCCGATCACCCGCGCCGTCAGCCTCTCGTAATCCCCATAGGAATCCACCACGCCCAGCAGGTCTTTGAGGCGCTCATTCTCCTGGCGCAGGTTTTCATAATCCCGCAGTTCGCTCTCCATCTCGGCAACCTGCTCTTTGAGCGCCGCGTTCTCCTCTTTCAGCGTGCCGTTTT from the Christensenellaceae bacterium 44-20 genome contains:
- the minC gene encoding septum site-determining protein MinC, with product MITLKSTQEGLEFWISDADSYPKIKQELEDTLGANRDFYRGTHLPANFFGWEFTDLQKRELSAFLGREYGIYRVHFSDDESPDQMPEQPKRRGRRAAARAEEQAPEPEAAFMERRDGSMFLPKTIRSGQRIECQGDVVVVGDVNPGAEIIATGNIAVFGKLRGLAHAGASGRQDVIIVANYLVPQQIRIGGKIAIIPKNRRIDGPEIVKILDGKIVVDSLA
- a CDS encoding penicillin-binding transpeptidase domain-containing protein — translated: MFLKFKSRYIAALCALVALFLFLGVNLFSLTVTHADQYASATRTNSERSVAVKGARGTIMDSSGVPLAYDVGSYNVAFYRDPANNASSDRANYTRILMKAIEVIESHGGSTIDTFLIRKNEEGVFEYDLDGLTDEQRQKRIENWCANMQITDPEASPEQLYYEMRTRFRIPEDVDYEQAVKLLSIWQEVQNMMYKSYIPVTIAYNVDFETVSELETRAVELEGIQIEQSYTRVYPKKSTAAHIIGYLGRITDLDELAEKEAQGYSAEDLVGKVGIEATMEQYLSGATQEKQGKRRLELDASGSVIGQTGYEAPRQGDSVVLTIDLKLQELVERELEANIKQDYQEQLQMYQEGRADTPTKEGYDSKLAKRSKKEIDFIKSGAAIVMEVKTGRVLALASYPSYDLNLFTGGISDEDFNALLNDPAAPLFNNAISSVSTPGSIFKMATAVAGLMEGEITVNTVIDDVGPYNKYVKEGARAPECWVSPNFSHHAGGQNVILALKNSCNYFFFEVADRLGIDRLMKWTDNLGLTSKTNIELTSEAVGWIGHQKILYDPELPIDGQRTYKPTIVYNRIYEQLQTYGEARGVTYSEAQLRLASASLVDLARLGRLDIGPEIRQVLSDTLDIPQNVSLSRGWTNDILNWLRELIWTSTDTVTQGIGVTPTQLTPIAVARYLCALGNGGKVYDAHIVEQIIDSQGNVVKNFEPTLVRDLELPQSVKNAIMQGMEQVVSAEDGGTAGAAFVNFAYKDQIVGKTGTAPISTIDLEDNIWLCLLAPKDDPEIAVVVFLPNGLSKSKAYPTAKAIISYYFESKAQQDPSASPSPSEGTLLE
- the mreD gene encoding rod shape-determining protein MreD: MRYLALGLTLALSLFLNGVVFVQYPIFGIQPDFMLCCMVCMALRERTLTPVFYFAAGGIVFDVLFSAGLGFYALQYLIVGILVYLFAAARGENDLRLVPIAGAAALLVKDILAYFLCLFLGRSMDFGKRFLTQTLPGALMAALLCFGLYFLFERLYSFRFMGTNADLPRKDEL
- the mreC gene encoding rod shape-determining protein MreC; the protein is MGFWKNRPLIIAVIFCIILFVLLLSTSGNTQSGGASSAMGRMLAPVQRFLYSSTESIGDFFAGLSKNGTLKEENAALKEQVAEMESELRDYENLRQENERLKDLLGVVDSYGDYERLTARVIGKSPGAWFDEFTINAGEKQGVQKGMIVYTADGLLGKVVYTSATYSRVISLIHDKSGVSAMVERTRDNGVIKVAENGEEPSDLQLFYLSMNSDVKPGDKIITSGIGGVYPKGIPIAQVTEVSTDSSSEKVVIARSNVDFEHVEEVVVILQLFEEVPQ